Proteins encoded together in one Vigna angularis cultivar LongXiaoDou No.4 chromosome 5, ASM1680809v1, whole genome shotgun sequence window:
- the LOC108340322 gene encoding protein SEEDLING PLASTID DEVELOPMENT 1: MLGFTLPFQLRCCQHLSQQPPLPSPISPKPFYPPVVPSVPRPRIGPGLRASFPVLSGSVFPEDEPDVELGRLLSLLPEEMRRRVSDHAELPQLIEVVMDLGRKPLARFPSGDFVISEYPITVQDIEHATAQVGDFAIDNRAGISRTLHRISAIRNRKGTIIGLTCRAGRAISGSAMLLQDLIKDGASLLLIGPPGVGKTTIIREIARMLANDYKKRVMIVDTSNEIGGDGDIPHAGIGNARRMQVPNSDAQHKVLIEAVENHMPQVIVIDEIGTKLEAMAASTIAQRGIQLVATAHGITIENLIMNPSLEMLVGGIQSVTLGDEEASRRGVQKTVLERKGPSTFSCGVEIISKTELRIHRSLEATVDAILSGRFPNVEIRKMKSQEQEEILDHGPISDSSLQKNGEIMFEEVTKGADDQTSQNESLFKLHVDLVEDSWEHKSPLGLFCYGILDATVNQGIKQLKINDAAIQLTDNISEANALLALQSKLKKNPGIQAAAKSHDIPIYVTKTSSLEHVTKAIRALLSDYEDGIKDFEVPDKIKSLEMIDALEEARMAIEHTVILKGEPVDLLPRSSHIISQQLELIRKYQLEIRRISGESGVHLRILPSHYETDDVKSSETFEFDSELNELASNGQVNGSFSTLDRLPLLPE; the protein is encoded by the exons ATGCTAGGGTTCACTCTTCCGTTTCAGCTTCGATGCTGCCAACACCTTTCCCAGCAACCGCCCCTTCCCAGCCCGATTTCGCCCAAGCCATTCTACCCGCCCGTCGTTCCCTCTGTCCCTCGGCCCCGAATCGGCCCCGGTCTGCGCGCCAGTTTCCCAGTCTTGTCCGGTTCGGTTTTCCCGGAGGATGAGCCGGACGTGGAGCTGGGGCGGCTGCTCTCTCTGCTTCCGGAGGAGATGCGGCGTCGCGTGAGTGACCACGCGGAGCTGCCGCAGCTTATTGAGGTTGTGATGGATTTGGGCCGGAAACCGCTCGCGAGGTTTCCCTCCGGGGATTTCGTGATATCGGAGTATCCTATCACGGTTCAGGATATCGAACACGCCACTGCTCAG GTTGGTGACTTTGCTATTGATAATCGAGCAGGAATCAGCAGAACATTGCATCGAattagtgctatcagaaatcGCAAGGGCACAATTATTGGTCTAACTTGTCGAGCTGGCAGGGCAATTTCAGGGAGTGCTATGTTGTTGCAAGATTTGATTAAGGATGGGGCTTCTTTGTTGTTGATTGGACCTCCAGGAGTAGGCAAAACTACAATTATTAG GGAAATTGCTAGGATGCTGGCAAATGATTACAAGAAACGGGTGATGATTGTGGACACCTCCAATGAAATCGGGGGTGATGGTGATATACCTCATGCTGGAATAGGCAATGCTCGACGAATGCAAGTTCCCAACTCTGATGCGCAACATAAG GTATTGATAGAAGCAGTTGAAAATCATATGCCACAAGTTATTGTAATTGATGAGATTGGTACAAAACTTGAAGCAATGGCTGCAAGCACAATTGCACAACGTGGGATTCAGCTTGTTGCCACTGCTCATGGAATCACAATTGAGAATCTTATAATGAATCCTTCCTTAGAGATGCTTGTTGGAGGGATACAG aGCGTGACACTCGGGGATGAAGAGGCCAGTCGCAGGGGTGTTCAGAAGACTGTATTGGAGAGGAAAGGCCCATCTACATTTAGTTGTGGAGTGGAGATTATTTCAAAGACAGAATTGCGTATTCATCGTAGCCTTGAAGCAACTGTAGATGCTATTCTTTCTG GTCGTTTTCCAAATGTAGAAATACGGAAAATGAAGTCTCAAGAGCAGGAAGAGATTTTAGACCATGGACCTATTAGTGACAGTTCTCTTCAAAAAAATGGTGAAATTATGTTTGAAGAAGTTACGAAGGGAGCTGATGATCAAACCAGCCAAAATGAATCACTTTTCAAGTTGCATGTTGACTTGGTAGAAGATTCCTGGGAGCATAAATCGCCACTTGGCCTGTTTTGTTATGGG ATTTTAGACGCAACTGTTAATCAAGGGATTAAGCAATTGAAAATCAATGATGCGGCCATTCAATTGACTGATAATATTAGTGAAGCAAATGCTTTACTTGCCTTACAATCAAAGCTTAAAAAGAATCCAGGGATCCAGGCTGCTGCTAAATCTCATGATATTCCCATTTATGTAACAAAG ACAAGTTCTCTGGAGCATGTAACAAAAGCTATACGGGCATTATTAAGTGATTATGAAGATGGTATAAAGGATTTTGAAGTACCAGACAAGATAAAATCATTAGAGATGATTGATGCTTTGGAG GAGGCACGAATGGCTATAGAGCATACAGTTATTCTGAAGGGAGAACCTGTGGATCTACTACCAAGATCATCCCACATAATATCTCAGCAGCTGGAACTTATTCGTAAATACCAACTAGAAATAAGGAGAATCAGTGGAGAGTCAGGTGTACATCTACGCATACTTCCATCCCATTATGAAACTGATGATGTAAAAAGTAGTGAAACTTTTGAGTTTGATAGTGAATTAAATGAACTTGCCTCCAATGGCCAAGTGAATGGCTCATTCAGCACCCTGGATAGATTGCCCCTGCTACCCGAGTAG